A genomic segment from Lentisphaerota bacterium encodes:
- the trxA gene encoding thioredoxin, translating into MSGALKDLTGADFDAAVAKGVTVVDFWAPWCGPCKMQTPILEKVAETVTGKAVIAKVNVDDNRDLAVKYGIRSIPALLIFKDGQVIQTLVGLQQAAALVQAITAAG; encoded by the coding sequence ATGAGTGGAGCTTTGAAGGATTTGACCGGGGCCGATTTTGATGCGGCGGTGGCGAAGGGCGTGACCGTCGTTGATTTCTGGGCGCCGTGGTGCGGACCGTGCAAGATGCAGACGCCGATCCTGGAGAAGGTGGCGGAGACCGTCACGGGCAAGGCGGTGATCGCCAAGGTCAATGTGGACGACAATCGCGATCTGGCTGTTAAGTATGGCATCCGCAGCATCCCGGCGCTGCTGATCTTCAAGGATGGCCAGGTCATCCAGACCCTGGTCGGTCTGCAACAGGCGGCGGCTCTGGTGCAGGCCATCACGGCTGCAGGCTGA
- a CDS encoding ABC transporter ATP-binding protein: protein MSMLFEVRQIVRRYGQRTALDGVSFDVAPGEVVGVLGANGAGKTTLMRVLAAYLQPESGDVVFDGRSVFADKVGYYGVLGYLPERCPLYDDMRVGDYLAFRGRLRGLGWRRTARRVKDVAAACGLNEVIRRPVGALSAGFRRRVGLADAILAQPKVLLLDDPFAGLDLAHGQALRQTVAAMSVRSAVILTGHDVAGMAEICTRFLVLRDGRLVTARRATGCDTGVLVRTLSRAVAGLDTDEVSVAAQGGGG, encoded by the coding sequence ATGTCCATGCTTTTCGAGGTGAGACAGATTGTGCGGCGATATGGCCAGAGGACGGCTCTCGACGGCGTCTCGTTCGACGTGGCTCCGGGCGAGGTCGTGGGCGTGCTGGGCGCCAACGGGGCCGGTAAAACGACGTTGATGCGGGTGCTGGCCGCCTATCTTCAGCCGGAGTCAGGCGATGTGGTGTTCGACGGCCGCAGCGTGTTTGCCGACAAAGTGGGCTACTACGGTGTTCTGGGCTACCTTCCCGAACGCTGTCCGCTCTATGACGACATGCGTGTGGGCGACTATCTGGCCTTTCGGGGCCGGCTACGGGGCTTGGGCTGGCGGCGGACGGCGCGGCGCGTCAAGGATGTGGCGGCGGCGTGCGGCCTGAACGAGGTGATCCGGCGACCGGTCGGGGCGTTGTCGGCGGGCTTCCGGCGACGGGTCGGGCTGGCCGATGCGATCCTTGCCCAGCCCAAAGTGCTGCTGCTGGACGATCCGTTTGCCGGTCTCGACCTGGCCCACGGCCAGGCGCTCAGGCAGACGGTGGCGGCGATGTCGGTGCGTTCGGCGGTCATACTGACCGGCCATGACGTGGCGGGGATGGCCGAAATCTGCACCCGGTTTCTCGTGTTGCGCGACGGGCGGCTGGTCACGGCGCGCCGTGCAACCGGTTGCGACACAGGCGTGCTGGTGCGGACGCTGTCCCGCGCGGTTGCCGGGCTCGACACGGACGAGGTCTCGGTGGCGGCTCAGGGAGGTGGCGGATGA